A part of Candidatus Hydrogenedentota bacterium genomic DNA contains:
- a CDS encoding Gfo/Idh/MocA family oxidoreductase, producing MHAVSRRAFLASAAVAIGAHQVVRAEVLGRNGGVAPGDRIAVGVIGSGARGSGHAHALMGRKDTKVVAVCDAYRSKCEALKMQIDDHYAGRGDSSRACAIYQDFREVLARDDIDAVVIASPEHWHGVQGAMAVAAGKDVYGEKALTLTVAEGRALVEAVRRHGRVFQVGTQQRSSRDFRFACELARNGYLGKLHTVKVGVPGGRVLPEAPPAPPPPDLDYDAWLGPAPYTPHNDLKGSFNWYFISDYCAGWIQSWGVHHIDIAQWGAPGLVSGQITIKGKAEFPKNGLADTSVAWWVEIQANDGVRLIFSDETQQPHGCRFEGETGWILVNRSGIWAEPASVLRTALASSDEHLYVSNDHHENFLECVRTRREPAAPVEAGHSATTLTLVADIATRLGGELTWDWSTERFIGSDEANRMLYRPMRSPWRM from the coding sequence ATGCATGCCGTATCGCGTCGCGCTTTCCTGGCAAGTGCGGCGGTGGCCATTGGTGCGCATCAAGTGGTTCGCGCCGAGGTGTTGGGGCGCAACGGCGGGGTGGCCCCAGGGGATCGCATCGCCGTCGGCGTTATTGGTTCGGGAGCGCGCGGCAGCGGCCACGCTCATGCGTTGATGGGGCGCAAGGACACCAAAGTCGTCGCGGTCTGCGACGCCTATCGCTCGAAGTGCGAAGCGCTCAAGATGCAGATAGACGATCATTATGCCGGCCGTGGCGATTCGTCCCGCGCCTGCGCGATTTACCAGGATTTTCGTGAAGTTCTGGCGCGTGACGACATTGACGCGGTCGTGATTGCGTCGCCGGAACATTGGCATGGCGTGCAGGGCGCGATGGCGGTTGCCGCCGGCAAAGATGTGTATGGCGAGAAGGCGTTGACGCTGACGGTGGCCGAAGGCCGGGCGCTTGTCGAAGCCGTGCGCCGGCATGGACGCGTCTTCCAGGTGGGCACGCAGCAACGATCGAGCCGCGATTTCCGTTTCGCATGCGAATTGGCGCGAAACGGTTATCTGGGCAAACTGCACACGGTAAAGGTCGGCGTGCCCGGAGGCCGTGTACTGCCCGAAGCGCCCCCGGCCCCGCCACCGCCCGATTTGGATTACGATGCATGGCTTGGTCCGGCCCCCTATACGCCGCATAATGATCTCAAGGGATCGTTCAATTGGTATTTCATTTCCGACTACTGCGCCGGCTGGATTCAATCGTGGGGCGTGCATCACATTGACATCGCCCAATGGGGCGCGCCGGGCCTGGTTTCGGGACAAATCACGATCAAGGGCAAGGCGGAATTTCCCAAAAACGGATTGGCGGATACGTCCGTTGCCTGGTGGGTCGAGATTCAGGCCAATGACGGCGTGCGGCTGATCTTTTCGGATGAAACCCAGCAGCCGCACGGGTGCCGGTTCGAGGGCGAGACCGGCTGGATTCTCGTCAACCGCAGCGGGATCTGGGCCGAACCGGCTTCGGTTTTGAGGACGGCTCTAGCATCCTCGGACGAACATCTGTATGTCTCGAACGACCATCACGAAAATTTTCTCGAATGTGTGCGGACGCGGCGGGAACCGGCCGCGCCGGTCGAGGCTGGGCATTCGGCCACAACGTTGACGCTTGTCGCGGATATCGCGACGCGCCTCGGCGGTGAATTGACATGGGATTGGAGCACCGAGCGTTTCATTGGCAGCGACGAAGCCAATCGTATGTTGTACCGGCCCATGCGAAGCCCGTGGCGAATGTAG